AGTCATGGTCTTTCAACTTTAAATCTGATCAATCCATGTCTCTAAAGCTGAAACTTCCATGTAACATTTGATATGGTGAGAGATGATTATATCACATATGTGTCGACAGTCTTATTAGAAATGCTGGCTCATGAAGACTGACAGTGCGGCAGGCAGCGTGCATAGCACAGGCATCTTACTCACACCCATGCTGAGCATCACTGACCTACATGCCACAGATGATAGGAACTAACCGGTCTCTCACCAGTTGATAATTTCATCACTCAAGGTTTCCGtgaggaaagattttaaaagcaattgttCATTAAAAGCCAGacaaacccagcctgggcaacatagtgagacctcatctcgacaaaaaaaaattttttttttactttaacaaaaaaaaaaaaaaaaaaaaacaacttaaggcacggtggcttgtgcaTGGActttcagccactcaggaggctgaggtgggaggactgctttacccagggagccagaggtggcagtgagctgaaatcacaccactgtactccagcctgggtgacagactgagactctgtctcaaacaaacaaacaaagaggagGGAGAATTCACAATTTGACAAGATACTACGATAGGTATTCAGCTCTCCACACGGAAAAACTAGGATGAAGCAGAGTGACCGCTCACTTTCTTAGGAGCAATGAAATCTCAATTTAGAGATTTTCAGATGACTCAGGCCAGGGTTTCATGATTTGGAATCAACACATCATGCGAAGCAGATGATCTCTGTATCCCATGCATTCGATGCAACGGGATCAGAGTATGAAAGAACCAGAAGGGAAAATGGTTTTCAAATCTCTGACTTCAACTCACTATTTTCATAAGAACTAAAGACAGGTTTAGAAGTGAAAGGACTCACTCAGCATCTCGCCAAGGCTGTGAGAGCTGGTACTAGAACCCGCATCAGTGCTTCGGCATTTTTCACACCAAGTGATGGGTGTTACAAATGtgttatgtatttgttaaaagcaGATCTTTACAAAAGCATCTGAAAACTATGAGCTATTGGTTCAAGGATTTAGACTCAAATCTTCATTCAACATGGCTTTGACTCAGTTTGTTTCTATATCTGACAGCCTATCAGTCGGGTGCTGGGGCCTGAACTACGTTTCAAATAACCTTTCTATATAAGAACTCTAGTATTACAGAGGCAGTACTGTTACCTCtctgctattaaaaatataatgctggGTCGGGCTCCGTGGCTCTCGCCCGTAATCCCGGAAATTTCAAAGGGCGAGGCACGTGGATaacccaaggccaggagttcgggaccaaccTGTGCAAAGGaacgaaacccccatctctactaaacatatgaaaattagctgggaacgGTGGAGCACGTCTGTAagcctggctactcgggaggcacacgcaggagaatgacttgaacccgggaggccgaagtTCCAGTGACCGaggtggtaccactgcactccagcttggtcgacagagcgagactctgtctcaaaaaataactattattattataatatgatACTGTGGAAACAGACACCCTACGATTTGCATGTCTAATGGATTGCCTACCTTATTCAGGCCTTTTCACCTCCTCTGGATTTGGCAGGCTCATCTCCTGGACATCAGGACCATCTTCACGCTCATAATCAGTCGTCGGGCGAACCTCTTCCTGGCTCTCAGCTTCAGGCTCTGgcccttgaaaataaaaaatacatatcaatttaagcagtaaaacataaaatatcaataagaaaataatactcaTGCTCTCTGTGTTATTATATCAAAGCTTTAGCTACTATAATGATAGATGTGTTGATAAGAATCCCACGAACATTATTTCAGCAGTCTGTtagcagaaaacaggaaaacaaggtGTTCCAAATATTACCCTCTTCCTTTCCGAAGACTGCCCTCAGACAACTTTGTGGCCTCCTTTGCTCTTCTCTGTTATTCTACTTCTGATTGTCCTTACCTCATCAAATGACTCAAggctgaaatcctgtctctcacAGCACTTACACTCCTAGCACTTAGACTCTCCTACGGCCTGAGTAGCCACCAATCAACGCGAGTTGAAaaaaggtctttaaaaaatacatgaaaaagccCAAACTGCAGAACATTCTGCAAACCAACTGGTCTATCCTCTTCAAAAATGTCCATATcatgaatgacaaagaaaaattaaggaaacattccagattaaaggaaactaaaaacacCTGAAAAGCACATGCAAGACGTGATCCTGAACCGGACTctggatcagaaaaagaaatcctatcaATAACACTATCTGGGCCGGGCGTGGggtctcacgcctgcaatccaaacactttgggatgccaaggtgggcagatcaggtgaggtcagaagttcaagaccgcagtggcaggcgcccgtagtcccagctacacggcaggctgaggcgtgagaatccctagaacctgggaggtgtaggttgcagtgagccaagatcgcactactgcactccagcctgggcaacggagggagactccgtctcaacaaagaataacgaaaggaagaaagaagttgtCTAGGGAGCTGGCAAAATTTGAGTATGCACTGCGTATTAAATGActgcattttctcattgttaaatttcctgattttgatcttTCTGCAGTGATGATCCAAGAAATGACTTTCTCTTTGTGCTGACGATATACACACCCTCAAGTACATAGGGGAAAGGACCATGATACCTGAAACTTTATCTAAACAAGTCAGCATTAATAACAGTAAACATATATCCGCGTGTgggtgtttgtgagtgtgtgggcAGCCGggtaaaagagggagggaagagacatGAAACGTACGGAGAGAAAGCTATTAATAATTGGCGAATCTAGGTGAAAAGTATATGAGTTCGTTGTACTATTCTTgcaaattttctataaatattatatcTTGAATATAGacagagtaaaaattttaaagaatatatgacAACTACACTGAAGTTTAGGAAGAGAGGAGGTTTTCTTTTGATTGtggtaaaaaatacacatatcctCAAACTTACCGTCTTTTTTTAAGTGGTACGGTTCACTAAGGAGTTATGTCTGCAACATTACCAGCCACTAGGCACAAACTTCGAATCTCTGTTTTCCTATACCATGAAACcttgatttatttacttctttgtttgtttgtttattagcaatgaggtcttgctgtgtttcccaggctgggcttgaacgccagggctcaagcgatcctctcacctcagcctcccaagtagctgggactatgagtgCACAGCGTTCAGCCCAGCTTGAGACCTCTCTCCTAAATGACAATCTGAGGATAAACCACAGGACATGCATAATGCTTATATTCAGCTGTAGAGTACCAAGAGCACTGTGCATCACCTAAGAAATCGGAAGTCTACAACATGGATAGGATTTCAGTTACAATTACAATGTCAATTTCTGAAGGACTGATTAGCTGAATGGATTTGAGGACTACAGAAAATCTTACAGTCACAACACCCATTACCTACTGGGGTAAACAGAAACTTAACTTTGTTCAAACAAAGTTATATTTAGGTCCGAAGGTCCCAAATGTAATATTCCATAAATGAACCCCGTGAAGAACAAAGCACCAAATATAACATTGTTTGTGAATCACACAAGATATACTATCCCGCACTTAGAATAAGGGAGTGGGTGGACAGCAAGTAATGGGCATTGTTATCAGTCATATTCTAGAAACTTTTAACAATGAATCCCTGGAATAATCCATGACCTCAGTTacataaatgtttcctttcaaaacattttatcttgGAGAAATTATTTCCACCTCATGTTAACCCCAGGATAActccttttctgcttttccaacCATAAAAggatttaatcacctcctaaaagccACTTAGAAAATCACTAAACCAGCTACCTGTATGGCAGTATCCTCGTTTATCCAGCTTTTATCAAACGtaccatataaaaatatcaatcaaaGGAAACGGTGGCCAACATTCAGTGACTCAGTTTTTGGAGCTGCTCCTGCTCCTCTCAACTGGGTCTCTTCTTGGGCCAGTACTAAGCTACCTTACAGTAAAGCATTTGAGTTTTAAGCATTTTCAGCaaaatctttccttctttatagcaacacagatgATAGGAAGACACAAACCTTGGAACAAAGTACAAATTGTGTATTCACCAGTCAAGGGTTCTCGGATAAAACACAATCCCGGCACCTCTATTCTCTCATTCATAAAGTCGAGAAATTTTATCATAGTGAGGGATTTGCCTAAGCTAAGCTGCAAACTACATAGCCTCCTGGCTTTTCCAGTCAATTTCAGGCATTCTTTCCATTGATTTCTTTCCTCCTGTTCCCGCTATGTGACAatgcataacacacacacacatgcacacacgcacacgcacacacacagacacacacaccagcgggcattcttcttccctttccatcACCTTGCCCTGCAGATGctccctcatcctctccctcctgagcAGGTGCAGGATCCTGACTTTGAGTTGCTGGTTCCCCTTCTTCAGGTTTTGGTGGTTCCACTTCTTCATCACTGAACTGCTCGGGCTGGGGA
This genomic stretch from Chlorocebus sabaeus isolate Y175 chromosome X, mChlSab1.0.hap1, whole genome shotgun sequence harbors:
- the LOC140710879 gene encoding G antigen 10-like isoform X2 encodes the protein MSWRGRSTYRRRPRRYVEPPEVIGPMLPEQFSDEEVEPPKPEEGEPATQSQDPAPAQEGEDEGASAGQGPEPEAESQEEVRPTTDYEREDGPDVQEMSLPNPEEVKRPE
- the LOC140710879 gene encoding uncharacterized protein isoform X1, yielding MSWRGRSTYRRRPRRYVEPPEVIGPMLPEQFSDEEVEPPKPEEGEPATQSQDPAPAQEGEDEGASAGQGDGKGRRMPAGVCVCVCACACVHVCVCYALSHSGNRRKEINGKNA